One segment of Nostoc piscinale CENA21 DNA contains the following:
- a CDS encoding F0F1 ATP synthase subunit B gives MAIMGIFFLLATEAQAVHSELAEGAAEGGFGLNLDILETNLINLVILIGILFYFGRKVLSNILNERSSNIATAIQEAEQRLKEAQASLSQAQEQLTQAQAEAQRIRQAATESAQATKQALLDKAAQDVERLKQTAAADLNTERERALTELRQRVAALALQQVESQLRSGVSDDVQQALIDRSIAQVGGR, from the coding sequence ATGGCTATCATGGGCATTTTCTTCTTACTTGCCACAGAAGCTCAAGCTGTTCACTCTGAATTGGCAGAAGGCGCAGCAGAAGGTGGTTTCGGTCTAAACCTAGACATTTTAGAAACCAATCTCATAAACCTAGTGATTCTGATTGGCATACTATTCTACTTTGGACGCAAAGTTTTAAGCAATATCCTGAACGAGCGCAGCTCCAATATCGCAACTGCCATTCAGGAAGCCGAACAACGCTTAAAAGAAGCACAAGCTTCTCTTTCACAAGCACAAGAACAGTTGACCCAGGCTCAAGCTGAGGCACAGCGCATTCGCCAAGCAGCCACAGAAAGCGCCCAGGCAACCAAGCAAGCTCTGTTAGATAAAGCAGCACAAGACGTAGAACGCTTGAAACAAACAGCAGCAGCAGACTTGAACACCGAAAGAGAGCGGGCGCTAACCGAATTGCGGCAGCGAGTAGCCGCTTTGGCACTACAGCAAGTTGAATCACAGCTGCGCTCTGGTGTGAGTGACGATGTTCAACAGGCACTAATTGACCGTAGCATCGCTCAGGTGGGAGGACGGTAA
- the atpH gene encoding ATP synthase F1 subunit delta, with protein sequence MKSNVETAEIAQPYAQALMSVAQSQNLTEEFGNDARALLDLLQNSQQLRNFIDNPFIVPDTKKAVISQVVGAGGNPYLRNFLLLLVDKRRIFFLDQILKQYLALLRQLNQTVLAEVTSAVALSSEQEEAIKQKVIAITNARQVELETRVDSELIGGVIIKVGSQVIDASLRGQLRRLSLRLTNG encoded by the coding sequence ATGAAAAGTAATGTAGAAACAGCCGAAATCGCCCAGCCTTATGCACAGGCACTGATGTCAGTAGCACAGTCTCAAAATCTGACAGAAGAGTTCGGTAACGATGCGCGTGCCTTACTAGACTTGTTGCAAAATTCTCAACAACTGCGGAACTTTATTGATAACCCCTTCATTGTGCCTGACACCAAAAAAGCGGTAATCAGCCAAGTCGTGGGTGCAGGTGGTAATCCTTATTTACGCAACTTTTTGCTACTTTTAGTAGACAAACGACGCATCTTCTTCTTAGACCAGATTTTAAAACAGTACTTGGCATTGCTACGGCAGCTGAATCAAACTGTGTTAGCAGAAGTTACTTCTGCTGTTGCTCTCTCATCAGAGCAAGAGGAAGCCATTAAACAGAAAGTCATTGCTATCACCAATGCGCGTCAAGTAGAACTTGAAACTAGAGTAGACAGCGAACTGATTGGTGGTGTGATCATCAAAGTCGGCTCACAGGTAATCGACGCTAGTTTACGTGGTCAACTACGTCGCTTGTCTTTGCGTTTGACGAACGGCTAG